A region from the Drosophila bipectinata strain 14024-0381.07 chromosome 3R, DbipHiC1v2, whole genome shotgun sequence genome encodes:
- the alt gene encoding ribosome-binding protein 1 isoform X1, whose product MDFHILIVIGCVFTASLLSFLFINKIFRRKTFEEVVAEKRALNANLYKAAGGAAAKKPKKKELKREKKQRQREQQRDANNEPEPEEAEDYSDGQSEGQGSVADEEPGLSKQHVEFEPDAEILNEQRRPSSVAEKENQPSATGKKGKKDKRNGGGNNKAAGILVNKNETVVVKAATLEETPALNNFEAKAPKDVVELKKQEQKERKEDNNNTKQQVQKKNGAGNAAKKEKPAAADPEPPTAPKILKQQQQQQQNGSPKTQHNQANNKTKQQQKQKQKETLTAKDLAQALDKLAEYQNQTIGVNALINVFSRAELNRSEIQILIDYLLNKQQDMPASHAEWSDDICQKLKRQLEEKEKLLAEEQEASIGIQAKLRELRQEVNTERAQMHSRIQAYNDKLQGKEQELAAVNQELSSLNDKLTLERQQFQTLLRENQASSQDLLPQLQRLQQDLAHKEKCLADMTAFVNAETQQKNEVIQQQAQQIAALEQQRDELEQRQNNSVFELEQRKQLEQENTELKQELRTLTQAQSELQRVHTAELKELRQQSVDLEANNQALNQQLSKAASTAVQATAAQSEQALVQTEALAQKQQELTALRSQLGSVTEAQAQQQKQTSALQSQLKEVQQRAEQLQAKEKQLQLELQEQREKNNDVRLKNWKLIEALQNAEALTANTKTNTAQSISQQNKELQQQLNGGGGSASSAKNEQQRIRDLYLRLYPDAVKAQSGSALQVSFDQWLEQVLTTHVKQQQEKLQKQISSSHKSTQSNSSSSSSNHNSTHNNISSNNSSSNSQSPSAVSEQKELQKQNLQLRECNDKLTQLVTKTTNTLMDLENRAREQDEHWRGIVDEKEQLIVKLQQHASNGEQDI is encoded by the exons ATGGACTTCCACATACTGATCGTCATCGGTTGTGTGTTCACCGCCTCCCTGCTTTCATTCCTGTTTATTAACAAGATTTTCCGGCGCAAGACATTCGAGGAGGTGGTGGCAGAGAAGCGGGCACTGAACGCCAATCTGTACAAGGCGGCAGGTGGAGCGGCGGCCAAGAAGCCCAAGAAGAAGGAACTGAAGCGCGAGAAGAAGCAGCGCCAGCGCGAGCAGCAGCGGGATGCGAACAATGAGCCGGAGCCAGAGGAGGCCGAGGACTACTCTGATGGCCAGTCGGAGGGTCAAGGTTCTGTGGCAGACGAGGAGCCCGGACTGTCCAAGCAGCACGTTGAGTTCGAGCCCGATGCGGAAATCCTGAATGAACAGCGTCGTCCCAGCAGTGTGGCTGAAAAGGAGAACCAACCCTCCGCCACCGGTAAGAAGGGCAAGAAGGATAAGCGCAACGGTGGCGGCAACAACAAAGCTGCCGGCATTCTGGTCAACAAGAACGAAACCGTGGTTGTCAAGGCTGCCACTTTGGAGGAGACTCCCGCTTTGAACAACTTTGAGGCCAAGGCGCCCAAGGATGTGGTTGAGCTGAAGAAACAGGAGCAAAAGGAGCGCAAGGAGGACAATAACAACACAAAGCAGCAGGTGCAGAAGAAGAACGGAGCTGGAAACGCCGCTAAGAAGGAGAAGCCCGCTGCTGCTGACCCCGAGCCACCGACTGCACCCAAGATcctcaagcagcagcagcaacagcagcagaacGGATCGCCCAAGACGCAGCACAACCAGGCCAACAACAAGACCAAACAACAGCAGAAGCAAAAGCAGAAGGAAACGCTGACGGCCAAGGACCTGGCCCAAGCTCTGGACAAGCTGGCAGAGTACCAGAACCAGACCATCGGAGTCAACGCCCTCATCAACGTGTTTTCTCGCGCGGAACTCAATCGCTCCGAGATCCAAATACTGATCGACTATTTGCTGAATAAGCAGCAGGACATGCCTGCCTCGCATGCCGAGTGGTCCGACGACATCTGCCAGAAGCTCAAGCGCCAGCTGGAGGAGAAGGAGAAGCTGCTGGCCGAGGAGCAGGAGGCCTCCATCGGCATCCAAGCCAAGCTGCGCGAGCTGCGCCAGGAGGTTAACACGGAGCGTGCTCAGATGCACAGTCGCATCCAGGCCTACAACGATAAGTTGCAGGGCAAGGAGCAGGAACTGGCTGCTGTTAACCAGGAGCTGTCCAGTCTGAATGACAAGCTCACGCTCGAGCGACAGCAGTTCCAG ACCCTATTGCGAGAGAATCAGGCCAGCTCGCAGGACCTTTTGCCACAGTTACAGCGCCTGCAGCAGGATCTGGCTCACAAGGAGAAGTGCCTGGCTGACATGACAGCCTTTGTTAACGCCGAGACTCAGCAAAAGAACGAGGTGATCCAGCAGCAAGCCCAACAAATTGCGGCCTTGGAACAGCAACGCGACGAGCTGGAACAGCGCCAGAACAACAGCGTCTTTGAGCTGGAGCAGCGCAAGCAGCTGGAGCAGGAGAACACCGAGCTGAAGCAAGAGCTGCGCACTCTGACCCAAGCCCAGTCGGAGCTGCAGCGCGTACACACTGCAGAGTTGAAGGAGCTGCGCCAGCAGTCGGTGGATCTGGAGGCCAACAACCAGGCCCTGAACCAGCAGCTCAGCAAAGCGGCCAGCACTGCTGTTCAAGCGACCGCTGCCCAGTCGGAGCAGGCTCTGGTCCAGACCGAAGCCCTGGCCCAGAAGCAGCAAGAGCTCACCGCTCTGCGCTCACAGCTCGGATCAGTGACAGAGGCGCAGGcccagcagcagaagcagacTAGTGCACTGCAGTCACAGCTGAAAGAGGTCCAGCAGCGGGCTGAGCAGCTGCAGGCCAAGGAGAAGCAGCTACAGCTGGAACTTCAGGAGCAGAGGGAGAAGAATAAT GACGTGCGTTTGAAAAATTGGAAGCTGATCGAAGCTTTGCAAAATGCCGAAGCCTTAACGGCCAATACGAAAACAAATACAGCGCAATCTATTAGT CAACAAAACAAAGAGCTGCAGCAACAGTTGAATGGTGGAGGAGGAAGTGCCAGCTCGGCGAAGAACGAGCAGCAGCGCATCCGGGATCTCTACCTTCGCCTATACCCAGATGCCGTTAAGGCGCAGTCGGGTAGCGCCCTGCAGGTCTCGTTCGACCAGTGGCTGGAACAGGTCCTGACCACCCACGTTAAACAGCAGCAGGAGAAGCTGCAGAAGCAGATCAGCAGTAGTCATAAGTCCACACAATCAaacagcagtagcagtagcagcaacCACAACAGCACCCACAATAATATTAGTAGCAATAATAGTAGTTCGAATAGCCAATCCCCCTCAGCAGTCTCCGAGCAGAAGGAGCTGCAAAAACAGAACCTGCAGTTGCGCGAGTGCAACGACAAGCTCACCCAGCTGGTCACCAAGACT ACCAACACTTTGATGGACTTGGAGAATCGTGCTCGCGAACAGGACGAGCACTGGCGTGGTATTGTTGACGAGAAGGAGCAGCTTATTGTTAAGCTGCAGCAGCATGCCTCCAACGGGGAACAG GACATTTAA
- the alt gene encoding ribosome-binding protein 1 isoform X2: MDFHILIVIGCVFTASLLSFLFINKIFRRKTFEEVVAEKRALNANLYKAAGGAAAKKPKKKELKREKKQRQREQQRDANNEPEPEEAEDYSDGQSEGQGSVADEEPGLSKQHVEFEPDAEILNEQRRPSSVAEKENQPSATGKKGKKDKRNGGGNNKAAGILVNKNETVVVKAATLEETPALNNFEAKAPKDVVELKKQEQKERKEDNNNTKQQVQKKNGAGNAAKKEKPAAADPEPPTAPKILKQQQQQQQNGSPKTQHNQANNKTKQQQKQKQKETLTAKDLAQALDKLAEYQNQTIGVNALINVFSRAELNRSEIQILIDYLLNKQQDMPASHAEWSDDICQKLKRQLEEKEKLLAEEQEASIGIQAKLRELRQEVNTERAQMHSRIQAYNDKLQGKEQELAAVNQELSSLNDKLTLERQQFQTLLRENQASSQDLLPQLQRLQQDLAHKEKCLADMTAFVNAETQQKNEVIQQQAQQIAALEQQRDELEQRQNNSVFELEQRKQLEQENTELKQELRTLTQAQSELQRVHTAELKELRQQSVDLEANNQALNQQLSKAASTAVQATAAQSEQALVQTEALAQKQQELTALRSQLGSVTEAQAQQQKQTSALQSQLKEVQQRAEQLQAKEKQLQLELQEQREKNNQQNKELQQQLNGGGGSASSAKNEQQRIRDLYLRLYPDAVKAQSGSALQVSFDQWLEQVLTTHVKQQQEKLQKQISSSHKSTQSNSSSSSSNHNSTHNNISSNNSSSNSQSPSAVSEQKELQKQNLQLRECNDKLTQLVTKTTNTLMDLENRAREQDEHWRGIVDEKEQLIVKLQQHASNGEQDI; this comes from the exons ATGGACTTCCACATACTGATCGTCATCGGTTGTGTGTTCACCGCCTCCCTGCTTTCATTCCTGTTTATTAACAAGATTTTCCGGCGCAAGACATTCGAGGAGGTGGTGGCAGAGAAGCGGGCACTGAACGCCAATCTGTACAAGGCGGCAGGTGGAGCGGCGGCCAAGAAGCCCAAGAAGAAGGAACTGAAGCGCGAGAAGAAGCAGCGCCAGCGCGAGCAGCAGCGGGATGCGAACAATGAGCCGGAGCCAGAGGAGGCCGAGGACTACTCTGATGGCCAGTCGGAGGGTCAAGGTTCTGTGGCAGACGAGGAGCCCGGACTGTCCAAGCAGCACGTTGAGTTCGAGCCCGATGCGGAAATCCTGAATGAACAGCGTCGTCCCAGCAGTGTGGCTGAAAAGGAGAACCAACCCTCCGCCACCGGTAAGAAGGGCAAGAAGGATAAGCGCAACGGTGGCGGCAACAACAAAGCTGCCGGCATTCTGGTCAACAAGAACGAAACCGTGGTTGTCAAGGCTGCCACTTTGGAGGAGACTCCCGCTTTGAACAACTTTGAGGCCAAGGCGCCCAAGGATGTGGTTGAGCTGAAGAAACAGGAGCAAAAGGAGCGCAAGGAGGACAATAACAACACAAAGCAGCAGGTGCAGAAGAAGAACGGAGCTGGAAACGCCGCTAAGAAGGAGAAGCCCGCTGCTGCTGACCCCGAGCCACCGACTGCACCCAAGATcctcaagcagcagcagcaacagcagcagaacGGATCGCCCAAGACGCAGCACAACCAGGCCAACAACAAGACCAAACAACAGCAGAAGCAAAAGCAGAAGGAAACGCTGACGGCCAAGGACCTGGCCCAAGCTCTGGACAAGCTGGCAGAGTACCAGAACCAGACCATCGGAGTCAACGCCCTCATCAACGTGTTTTCTCGCGCGGAACTCAATCGCTCCGAGATCCAAATACTGATCGACTATTTGCTGAATAAGCAGCAGGACATGCCTGCCTCGCATGCCGAGTGGTCCGACGACATCTGCCAGAAGCTCAAGCGCCAGCTGGAGGAGAAGGAGAAGCTGCTGGCCGAGGAGCAGGAGGCCTCCATCGGCATCCAAGCCAAGCTGCGCGAGCTGCGCCAGGAGGTTAACACGGAGCGTGCTCAGATGCACAGTCGCATCCAGGCCTACAACGATAAGTTGCAGGGCAAGGAGCAGGAACTGGCTGCTGTTAACCAGGAGCTGTCCAGTCTGAATGACAAGCTCACGCTCGAGCGACAGCAGTTCCAG ACCCTATTGCGAGAGAATCAGGCCAGCTCGCAGGACCTTTTGCCACAGTTACAGCGCCTGCAGCAGGATCTGGCTCACAAGGAGAAGTGCCTGGCTGACATGACAGCCTTTGTTAACGCCGAGACTCAGCAAAAGAACGAGGTGATCCAGCAGCAAGCCCAACAAATTGCGGCCTTGGAACAGCAACGCGACGAGCTGGAACAGCGCCAGAACAACAGCGTCTTTGAGCTGGAGCAGCGCAAGCAGCTGGAGCAGGAGAACACCGAGCTGAAGCAAGAGCTGCGCACTCTGACCCAAGCCCAGTCGGAGCTGCAGCGCGTACACACTGCAGAGTTGAAGGAGCTGCGCCAGCAGTCGGTGGATCTGGAGGCCAACAACCAGGCCCTGAACCAGCAGCTCAGCAAAGCGGCCAGCACTGCTGTTCAAGCGACCGCTGCCCAGTCGGAGCAGGCTCTGGTCCAGACCGAAGCCCTGGCCCAGAAGCAGCAAGAGCTCACCGCTCTGCGCTCACAGCTCGGATCAGTGACAGAGGCGCAGGcccagcagcagaagcagacTAGTGCACTGCAGTCACAGCTGAAAGAGGTCCAGCAGCGGGCTGAGCAGCTGCAGGCCAAGGAGAAGCAGCTACAGCTGGAACTTCAGGAGCAGAGGGAGAAGAATAAT CAACAAAACAAAGAGCTGCAGCAACAGTTGAATGGTGGAGGAGGAAGTGCCAGCTCGGCGAAGAACGAGCAGCAGCGCATCCGGGATCTCTACCTTCGCCTATACCCAGATGCCGTTAAGGCGCAGTCGGGTAGCGCCCTGCAGGTCTCGTTCGACCAGTGGCTGGAACAGGTCCTGACCACCCACGTTAAACAGCAGCAGGAGAAGCTGCAGAAGCAGATCAGCAGTAGTCATAAGTCCACACAATCAaacagcagtagcagtagcagcaacCACAACAGCACCCACAATAATATTAGTAGCAATAATAGTAGTTCGAATAGCCAATCCCCCTCAGCAGTCTCCGAGCAGAAGGAGCTGCAAAAACAGAACCTGCAGTTGCGCGAGTGCAACGACAAGCTCACCCAGCTGGTCACCAAGACT ACCAACACTTTGATGGACTTGGAGAATCGTGCTCGCGAACAGGACGAGCACTGGCGTGGTATTGTTGACGAGAAGGAGCAGCTTATTGTTAAGCTGCAGCAGCATGCCTCCAACGGGGAACAG GACATTTAA
- the LOC108129970 gene encoding nurim homolog: MASFFKGIVLLASLATFVYSFYVVGHLVLFLSSPRSISKEWNWVFNLLDNESRLQTAYGPVVFDTLYLIGFIFQHSFLKSAFVKNLLAKLGLAGAERTIYSLTSSICLHYLILNWVTAPSIVLWQVDVEASAPLWWTFVITHGVAWIVIFGGSLVMDLPELLGVKQAYYDLKAYGEPLKYKSSELRNLYAHVRHPSFVGLSLILLATNVMSVDRFILAVLLIIYMYVAWSTDHKDVEYHKLQLQRKKLELKAQ; the protein is encoded by the exons ATGGCTTCTTTCTTCAAGGGCATAGTGCTTCTTGCCTCGCTCGCCACCTTCGTCTACTCGTTCTACGTGGTGGGCCATCTAGTGCTCTTTCTATCGTCTCCGCGTTCGATTTCCAAGGAATGGAATTGGGTTTTTAATTTACTGGACAACGAATCCCGTCTCCAGACAGCCTATGGGCCAGTAGTCTTCGATACCCTCTACTTGATCGGATTCATCTTTCAGCACAGTTTCCTTAAGTCAGCTTTCGTTAAAAATCTCCTGGCCAAATTGGGTTTGGCTGGGGCTGAGCGAACTATTTATAGTCTGACGTCATCGATTTGTTTACAT TACCTAATCCTAAACTGGGTGACAGCGCCGTCCATTGTCCTATGGCAAGTCGATGTGGAGGCAAGTGCTCCTCTTTGGTGGACCTTTGTGATCACCCACGGAGTTGCCTGGATTGTGATCTTCGGCGGTAGTTTGGTGATGGATCTGCCCGAATTACTAGGCGTTAAGCAGGCCTACTATGACCTGAAGGCTTATGGAGAACCACTTAAGTACAAATCCAGCGAATTGCGCAATTTATATGCGCATGTCAGGCATCCTTCGTTCGTGGGACTATCCCTCATCCTGTTGGCCACCAATGTAATGAGTGTGGATCGCTTCATATTGGCTGTGCTCCttattatttatatgtatgtggCCTGGTCGACGGATCACAAGGACGTGGAGTACCACAAACTGCAGCTGCAGCGCAAGAAGCTCGAATTGAAGGCCCAGTAA
- the LOC108129969 gene encoding nudC domain-containing protein 3, translated as MDFQRNDAILMEILQDRKTITGFLDSIFGFLRRNTDFYHTKLDEKDKIGFPQGVRDQILYGAMQRHDPDCWLQTMAAEDGIGDDGEVAPLAIEEITVENEEFHPMEDITSVVTERKEQPTFSPDDYRNGDIFETHCWSQTQKDVELQVKLPEEMRSSKKLSILIKPQSVKVSGKLQPDVVILEGNLSQRIKHNEAVWSIDKNKLIISFDKSKDLWWERLFEGDPEIDHKKIECENYIDELPEETQATLEKLRFDQIAADKAQNELQASNPNQADTIERLRTAWDAEGSPFKGQPFDPSVVRIS; from the exons ATGGACTTCCAGCGCAATGATGCCATTTTAATGGAGATCCTGCAGGATCGAAAGACAATTACGGGATTTCTTGACTCCATATTCGGTTTTCTACGGCGCAA CACCGACTTTTACCATACAAAGCTTGATGAAAAGGATAAAATAGGTTTCCCCCAGGGCGTTAGGGATCAGATTCTTTACGGCGCTATGCAGCGCCATGATCCGGACTGCTGGCTTCAGACAATGGCAGCTGAAGATGGAATTGGTGATGATGGTGAAGTGGCTCCGTTGGCCATCGAAGAAATAACAGTGGAAAACGAAGAATTTCACCCAATGGAAGATATAACTTCTGTTGTTACCGAACGAAAGGAACAGCCAACATTCTCCCCCGACGACTATAGGAACGGAGATATCTTTGAGACCCATTGCTGGTCACAAACCCAAAAGGATGTGGAGCTTCAAGTAAAATTACCGGAGGAGATGCGATCCTCGAAGAAACTAAGTATACTAATCAAGCCTCAGAGCGTTAAAGTAAGCGGCAAACTCCAGCCAGATGTTGTTATCCTGGAAGGGAATCTCAGCCAGCGGATCAAGCACAATGAGGCAGTGTGGAGCATTGACAAGAACAAACTAATAATCAGTTTTG ACAAATCCAAAGATCTGTGGTGGGAGCGACTGTTTGAAGGTGATCCCGAAATCGATCACAAAAAAATAGAGTGTGAGAATTACATAGATGAATTACCAGAAGAAACTCAAGCCACTCTGGAAAAACTGCGATTCGATCAAATTGCGGCGGATAAGGCTCAAAACGAGTTGCAGGCTTCAAATCCTAATCAGGCCGATACCATTGAACGTTTACGAACCGCCTGGGATGCTGAAGGTTCTCCTTTCAAAGGACAGCCATTTGATCCTTCTGTTGTGCGAATAAGCTag